Proteins from one Elephas maximus indicus isolate mEleMax1 chromosome 12, mEleMax1 primary haplotype, whole genome shotgun sequence genomic window:
- the NHERF2 gene encoding Na(+)/H(+) exchange regulatory cofactor NHE-RF2 isoform X2, giving the protein MAGPAPLRPRLCRLVRGELGYGFHLHGEKGRRGQFVRRVEPGSPAEAAALRAGDRLIEVNGVNVEGETHHQVVQRIKAVEGQTQLLVVDKETDEELRRRQLTCTEEMAQQGLPPTHDPWEPKQDWVAAGNLGSEAGGKDVNSPLRELRPRLCHLRKGPQGYGFNLHSDKSRPGQYIRSVDPGSPAAHSGLCAQDRLIEVNGQNVEQLRHAEVVASIKAHKDEAWLLVVDLETDKHFKRLRVTPTEEHVQGLLPSSISNGTSPAQLPGGAPEASACPWFPSSMVAQCAPLEVTCQAWTRMWRMAAPGSETPSRRVAST; this is encoded by the exons ATGGCTGGGCCCGCGCCGCTGCGGCCGCGCTTGTGCCGCCTAGTGCGCGGCGAGCTGGGCTACGGCTTCCACCTGCACGGCGAGAAGGGCCGCCGCGGGCAGTTCGTGCGGCGCGTGGAGCCCGGCTCTCCAGCCGAGGCGGCCGCGCTGCGCGCCGGGGACCGCCTGATCGAGGTCAACGGCGTCAACGTGGAAGGCGAGACGCACCACCAG GTGGTACAGAGGATCAAGGCCGTGGAGGGGCAGACGCAGCTGCTGGTGGTGGACAAGGAGACGGATGAGGAGCTGCGCCGGCGGCAGCTTACCTGCACGGAGGAGATGGCCCAGCAGGGGCTGCCACCCACCCACGACCCCTGGGAGCCGAAGCAAGACTGGGTGGCTGCAGGCAATCTGGGCTCCGAGGCTGGCGGGAAG GATGTGAACAGTCCCCTTAGGGAGCTGCGCCCGCGGCTCTGCCACCTGAGGAAGGGCCCCCAGGGCTATGGGTTCAACCTGCATAGTGACAAGTCCCGGCCCGGCCAGTACATCCGCTCTGTGGACCCAGGCTCGCCGGCCGCCCACTCTGGCCTCTGCGCCCAGGACCGGCTCATCgag GTAAATGGGCAGAATGTAGAGCAGCTGCGTCATGCGGAGGTCGTGGCCAGCATCAAGGCACATAAGGATGAGGCCTGGCTTCTCGTGGTGGACCTCGAGACTGACAAGCACTTCAAGCGACTGCGGGTCACGCCTACCGAGGAGCATGTGCAAG GTCTGCTGCCATCCTCCATCTCCAACGGGACTAGCCCTGCCCAG ctccctggtgGGGCTCCTGAAGCCTCCGCTTGCCCTTGGTTTCCCAGTTCAATGGTGGCTCAGTGTGCTCCTCTCGAAGTGACCTGCCAGGCTTGGACAAGGATGTGGAG GATGGCAGCACCTGGAAGCGAGACCCCTTCCAGGAGAGTGGCCTCCACCTGA
- the NHERF2 gene encoding Na(+)/H(+) exchange regulatory cofactor NHE-RF2 isoform X1: MAGPAPLRPRLCRLVRGELGYGFHLHGEKGRRGQFVRRVEPGSPAEAAALRAGDRLIEVNGVNVEGETHHQVVQRIKAVEGQTQLLVVDKETDEELRRRQLTCTEEMAQQGLPPTHDPWEPKQDWVAAGNLGSEAGGKDVNSPLRELRPRLCHLRKGPQGYGFNLHSDKSRPGQYIRSVDPGSPAAHSGLCAQDRLIEVNGQNVEQLRHAEVVASIKAHKDEAWLLVVDLETDKHFKRLRVTPTEEHVQGLLPSSISNGTSPAQFNGGSVCSSRSDLPGLDKDVEDGSTWKRDPFQESGLHLSPTAAEAKEKARAMRVNKQAPQMDWNRKREIFSNF, translated from the exons ATGGCTGGGCCCGCGCCGCTGCGGCCGCGCTTGTGCCGCCTAGTGCGCGGCGAGCTGGGCTACGGCTTCCACCTGCACGGCGAGAAGGGCCGCCGCGGGCAGTTCGTGCGGCGCGTGGAGCCCGGCTCTCCAGCCGAGGCGGCCGCGCTGCGCGCCGGGGACCGCCTGATCGAGGTCAACGGCGTCAACGTGGAAGGCGAGACGCACCACCAG GTGGTACAGAGGATCAAGGCCGTGGAGGGGCAGACGCAGCTGCTGGTGGTGGACAAGGAGACGGATGAGGAGCTGCGCCGGCGGCAGCTTACCTGCACGGAGGAGATGGCCCAGCAGGGGCTGCCACCCACCCACGACCCCTGGGAGCCGAAGCAAGACTGGGTGGCTGCAGGCAATCTGGGCTCCGAGGCTGGCGGGAAG GATGTGAACAGTCCCCTTAGGGAGCTGCGCCCGCGGCTCTGCCACCTGAGGAAGGGCCCCCAGGGCTATGGGTTCAACCTGCATAGTGACAAGTCCCGGCCCGGCCAGTACATCCGCTCTGTGGACCCAGGCTCGCCGGCCGCCCACTCTGGCCTCTGCGCCCAGGACCGGCTCATCgag GTAAATGGGCAGAATGTAGAGCAGCTGCGTCATGCGGAGGTCGTGGCCAGCATCAAGGCACATAAGGATGAGGCCTGGCTTCTCGTGGTGGACCTCGAGACTGACAAGCACTTCAAGCGACTGCGGGTCACGCCTACCGAGGAGCATGTGCAAG GTCTGCTGCCATCCTCCATCTCCAACGGGACTAGCCCTGCCCAG TTCAATGGTGGCTCAGTGTGCTCCTCTCGAAGTGACCTGCCAGGCTTGGACAAGGATGTGGAG GATGGCAGCACCTGGAAGCGAGACCCCTTCCAGGAGAGTGGCCTCCACCTGAGCCCCACAGCAGCTGAGGCCAAGGAGAAGGCACGGGCCATGCGGGTCAATAAGCAGGCGCCGCAGATGGACTGGAACCGGAAGCGGGAGATCTTCAGCAACTTTTAA
- the NHERF2 gene encoding Na(+)/H(+) exchange regulatory cofactor NHE-RF2 isoform X3 produces the protein MALSRVTMLPAPAPGAPPWSLPQGLMQDVNSPLRELRPRLCHLRKGPQGYGFNLHSDKSRPGQYIRSVDPGSPAAHSGLCAQDRLIEVNGQNVEQLRHAEVVASIKAHKDEAWLLVVDLETDKHFKRLRVTPTEEHVQGLLPSSISNGTSPAQFNGGSVCSSRSDLPGLDKDVEDGSTWKRDPFQESGLHLSPTAAEAKEKARAMRVNKQAPQMDWNRKREIFSNF, from the exons ATGGCCCTCTCCAGGGTTACCATGCTGCCTGCCCCGGCCCCAGGAGCCCCTCCGTGGAGCCTGCCTCAGGGGCTCATGCAG GATGTGAACAGTCCCCTTAGGGAGCTGCGCCCGCGGCTCTGCCACCTGAGGAAGGGCCCCCAGGGCTATGGGTTCAACCTGCATAGTGACAAGTCCCGGCCCGGCCAGTACATCCGCTCTGTGGACCCAGGCTCGCCGGCCGCCCACTCTGGCCTCTGCGCCCAGGACCGGCTCATCgag GTAAATGGGCAGAATGTAGAGCAGCTGCGTCATGCGGAGGTCGTGGCCAGCATCAAGGCACATAAGGATGAGGCCTGGCTTCTCGTGGTGGACCTCGAGACTGACAAGCACTTCAAGCGACTGCGGGTCACGCCTACCGAGGAGCATGTGCAAG GTCTGCTGCCATCCTCCATCTCCAACGGGACTAGCCCTGCCCAG TTCAATGGTGGCTCAGTGTGCTCCTCTCGAAGTGACCTGCCAGGCTTGGACAAGGATGTGGAG GATGGCAGCACCTGGAAGCGAGACCCCTTCCAGGAGAGTGGCCTCCACCTGAGCCCCACAGCAGCTGAGGCCAAGGAGAAGGCACGGGCCATGCGGGTCAATAAGCAGGCGCCGCAGATGGACTGGAACCGGAAGCGGGAGATCTTCAGCAACTTTTAA